One genomic segment of Syngnathus typhle isolate RoL2023-S1 ecotype Sweden linkage group LG8, RoL_Styp_1.0, whole genome shotgun sequence includes these proteins:
- the sgms1a gene encoding phosphatidylcholine:ceramide cholinephosphotransferase 1: MTKVAAWSAEDVADWLSKEGMPEYIDALGRPDGAALLRLTHSDFRALPLLLVSSDGGQRLLERLETLRFETHMEAHRNGHANGHAGGLPNGTAEAQRNGALRTAKMVHIPIPPMEASRTSFPPEWSKTGVAFVYAVVCFVTTTIVISVVHERVPPKEHTPPLPDKFFDLFNRVEWAFSICEINGMLLVALWLVQWAVLKHRSIIGRRFFFIVGTLYLYRCITMYITTLPVPGMHFKCSPKLMGDWEAQMRRVMKMIAGGGLSITGSHTMCGDYLYSGHTVMLTLTYLFIKEYSPRRFWWYHWFCWTLSAVGVFCILLAHDHYTVDVVVAYFITTRLFWWYHTMANQQSLKETSQSNFFSRVWWYRPFQYLEENVSGIVPRSYQLPPWVRTVQWNRGVMYTRLDVQ; this comes from the exons ATGACCAAGGTAGCGGCGTGGTCCGCCGAGGATGTGGCAGACTGGCTGAGCAAAGAAGGCATGCCGGAGTACATCGACGCGCTCGGCCGGCCGGACGGCGCCGCCCTCCTGCGGCTCACGCATTCCGACTTCCGCGCGCTGCCGCTCCTGCTGGTGTCGTCGGACGGCGGGCAGCGTCTGCTGGAGCGCCTGGAGACACTGCGCTTCGAGACCCACATGGAAGCGCACCGGAACGGCCACGCCAACGGCCACGCCGGCGGACTGCCCAACGGGACGGCGGAAGCGCAGAGGAACGGCGCCTTGCGGACGGCGAAGATGGTGCACATCCCCATCCCGCCGATGGAGGCCTCGCGCACGTCCTTCCCGCCCGAGTGGAGCAAGACGGGCGTGGCGTTCGTTTACGCCGTGGTGTGCTTCGTCACCACCACCATCGTCATCTCGGTGGTCCACGAGAGGGTGCCGCCCAAAGAGCACACCCCGCCGCTGCCCGACAAGTTTTTCGACCTCTTCAACAGGGTcgaatgggccttctccatctgcGAGATTAACGGCATGCTGCTGGTGGCGCTGTGGCTCGTCCAGTGGGCTGTCCTCAAGCACAG GTCAATCATAGGCAGGCGCTTCTTTTTCATCGTGGGTACACTGTATTTGTATCGGTGCATCACCATGTACATCACCACTCTGCCTGTCCCCGGGATGCACTTCAAATGCTCGCCCAAG CTTATGGGAGACTGGGAAGCACAGATGAGGAGAGTGATGAAGATGATTGCCGGCGGAGGCCTCTCCATCACGGGCTCCCACACCATGTGCGGAGATTACCTGTACAGCGGTCACACGGTCATGCTAACGCTAACATACCTCTTCATCAAGGAGT ATTCCCCCAGACGGTTCTGGTGGTACCACTGGTTCTGCTGGACCTTGAGCGCCGTGGGagtcttctgcattcttctggcGCATGACCACTACACTGTGGATGTGGTGGTGGCCTACTTTATCACGACACGCCTCTTCTGGTGGTACCACACCATGGCGAACCAGCAG TCGCTGAAAGAGACGTCGCAGAGTAACTTTTTCTCGCGGGTGTGGTGGTACCGGCCCTTCCAGTACTTGGAGGAGAACGTCAGCGGCATCGTCCCCCGCTCCTACCAGCTGCCGCCGTGGGTACGGACCGTGCAGTGGAACCGCGGCGTCATGTACACCCGGCTGGACGTCCAGTGA